From the genome of Vicia villosa cultivar HV-30 ecotype Madison, WI linkage group LG2, Vvil1.0, whole genome shotgun sequence, one region includes:
- the LOC131649767 gene encoding uncharacterized protein LOC131649767: MFFLQETKLHNVSEAVARSFWGNGDVGYSFIESEGMSGGILILWKASALLVVFSFRGTGFLGIKISWKNKFYYLVNVYAAWSMPLKRSMWKELVDLRQRFKDGDWIIGGDFNAIKKRSERLGRSLSTCKVEWREFSNFIYLCGLIDVPCKGKKFSWFSGDGKTKSRLDRFLVYGNIISSWGVVGQFIGLRDVSDHCPDFLHFVESEWKAIKVCGRGDFVLKEKFRIIKDRLRWWNKSVFGKYDLEVDEGVRELNEADDCDDFGEEIQATKRKATSRFWLNLKIKENMLIQKSRLKWLNDGDSNSKYFHRVMNERRRRNHISTITTSSGIVDKVEEVKEEVWQHFNSKFKEVNHRRPGFGNVMINSLSLEESSSLELPFPRRRLRRRCGIVMVLKARDRMVSLFSL, encoded by the exons ATGTTTTTTCTTCAAGAAACAAAGTTGCATAATGTCTCGGAGGCGGTAGCAAGGAGCTTCTGGGGAAACGGGGATGTTGGGTATTCTTTCATAGAATCGGAGGGTATGTCGGGAGGTATTCTTATCTTGTGGAAAGCTAGTGCTTTGTTGGTTGTCTTCAGCTTTCGTGGGACGGGTTTCTTGGGAATAAAGattagttggaaaaataaattttattatcttGTTAATGTTTATGCGGCTTGGTCTATGCCTCTTAAACGCTCTATGTGGAAGGAATTGGTGGACTTGAGACAAAGATTCAAGGATGGTGATTGGATAATTGGAGGCGACTTCAATGCTATTAAGAAAAGAAGTGAAAGACTTGGCCGTTCATTATCTACTTGTAAAGTGGAGTGGAGGgagttttctaattttatttatttgtgcgGTTTGATTGATGTTCCGTGCAAAGGGAAGAAGTTTAGTTGGTTTAGCGGGGATGGAAAAACAAAAAGTAGGTTGGACCGTTTTCTTGTTTATGGAAATATTATATCTTCGTGGGGAGTGGTGGGGCAATTTATTGGTCTAAGGGACGTTTCGGATCATTGCCCG GACTTTTTGCATTTCGTGGAGAGTGAATGGAAAGCGATTAAAGTATGTGGTAGAGGAGATTTTGTTCTAAAGGAGAAATTCCGAATTATTAAAGATAGACTTAGATGGTGGAACAAATCGGTTTTTGGCAAGTATGACTTGGAAGTGGATGAAGGGGTTAGAGAGTTGAATGAGGCGGATGATTGTGATGATTTTGGTGAAGAAATTCAAGCTACCAAAAGAAAGGCAACTAGTAGATTTTGGTTGAATCTCAAAATCAAGGAGAATATGCTCATTCAAAAATCTAGATTAAAGTGGCTTAATGATGGAGATTCCAATAGTAAATACTTTCATAGAGTGATGAATGAAAGGAGGAGAAGGAATCATATTAGTACTATAACTACAAGTAGCGGTATTGTTGATAAAGTGGAGGAGGTTAAGGAAGAGGTGTGGCAACATTTCAATAGTAAGTTTAAGGAGGTTAATCATCGTAGACCGGGCTTTGGGAACGTAATGATTAATTCGTTGTCTTTGGAGGAAAGTTCCTCCCTTGAGTTACCTTTTCCGAGGAGGAGATTAAGGAGGCGGTGTGGAATTGTGATGGTTCTAAAAGCCCGGGACCGGAtggtttctctcttctctttgtgA
- the LOC131646592 gene encoding uncharacterized protein LOC131646592, with protein MVDMSDLKDGALREINMDESVFGIEFKSHIAIDDLEEIFTHEQLGVGNMHSYIRLLYDRVLRGTALSNRFRFVSSAHCSGMVIASEPESVRQLLVDRFMSTGNSESLHLWAYNTRPVGAHWLLLAINPIREVVYYLNSVNGDWTNYPAMKEIVDL; from the exons atggttgatatgtccgatttgaaggatggtgctttacgtgaaatcaatatggatgaaagtgtcttcggtattgaattcaagtcacatattgcaattgatgacttggaagagatttttacgcatgaacaactaggcgtcggtaatatgcactcatacatccg gttgttgtatgacagagtgttgcgcgggactgcattgtctaacagattccgtttcgtgtcttccgcccattgcagcggaatggtaattgcttcggaaccggaatcagttagacagctcttagtcgatagattcatgtccaccggcaattcagaaagtctgcatctttgggcgtataatacccgaccagtagg agcacactggttgttgcttgctatcaaccctataagagaagtcgtgtattatctgaattcggtaaatggtgactggaccaattatccggctatgaaggaaatcgttgatttgtaa
- the LOC131649770 gene encoding uncharacterized protein LOC131649770 encodes MTREKGILKARLSFDDCRNSWQQMMMADKFKMEIFYKELMQNYNNVDWYVVFAGNIARPRALFFLWLAFHRRLATKDRLAKFGIIRETQYCFCSEVETIDHLFYSCNVMKFIWSDILKWINVDHVPLEWNQEICWLIQIAKGKGMKVNLLKMAAAETLYCCWKFRNDTCFGNPQIVDKVVHNIQEAIIHRGWNYRKYRDLIAKLLM; translated from the coding sequence ATGACAAGAGAAAAAGGGATTCTGAAGGCTAGGCTGAGTTTTGATGACTGCCGCAACAGTTGGCAACAGATGATGATGGCAGACAAGTTCAAGATGGAAATTTTCTATAAAGAGCTGATGCAAAACTACAATAATGTTGATTGGTATGTTGTCTTTGCAGGTAATATAGCTAGACCGAGGGCCCTGTTCTTCCTGTGGCTCGCGTTTCATAGACGTTTGGCCACAAAGGATAGACTAGCAAAGTTTGGGATCATAAGAGAAACTCAATATTGTTTCTGCAGTGAAGTAGAGACTATAGATCACCTATTCTATAGCTGCAATGTGATGAAGTTTATTTGGTCTGACATTTTGAAATGGATCAATGTTGATCATGTGCCTTTGGAATGGAATCAGGAGATATGCTGGCTTATTCAGATTGCTAAAGGCAAAGGAATGAAAGTGAATCTGTTGAAGATGGCTGCGGCTGAAACCTTGTATTGTTGTTGGAAATTCCGGAATGATACATGCTTTGGAAATCCGCAAATTGTTGATAAAGTTGTGCATAATATACAGGAGGCTATTATACATAGAGGATGGAATTATAGGAAGTATAGAGATCTTATAGCTAAGCTTTTGATGTAA